One Rhizoctonia solani chromosome 2, complete sequence DNA segment encodes these proteins:
- a CDS encoding Retrotransposable element Tf2 protein yields the protein MITPATPQIWAWASMQPLFGHFILTTKRISAKGLADLFVSHVWKLHGLPGTVPTTGIKPAFSLAYHPELDGQTERVNQFIEFYLRSYVAADHLDWAMWLPLAEYAYNNAKHAATGKTPFELVYGRNPVMNPSNIPANVPEANHVADTLAQEWKEAESALRMTKERMAGTRGTIPKYSIGEKVWLDAKNVNIWSNSNKLDPKRLGPFEITEKISSHAYCLKLPATLKIHDVFYVGLLSKSHKSSSQPFPDQPPPETIEGEEEYEVEQILDSKRQQGKWFYLIKWKGYGPEDNSWEPEELLEHSQEEINRFNKSQLRKACVINRGK from the exons atgattacacctgctaccccccaaatttgggcttgggccagcatgcaaccactt tttgggcaCTTTATCCTGACCACCAAGAGAATCTCAGCCAAAGGACTAGCAGACCTATTTGTTTCACACGTCTGGAAATTGCATGGATTACCC GGCACTGTACCAACAACTGGAATCAAGCCAGCCTTCTCattggcctaccacccggaattggacggacaaacagaaagggtcaaccagttcatagaATTCTATCTTAGGTCATATGTAGCAGCGGATCACTTGGACTGGGCCATGTGGTTGCCACTGGCGgaatatgcatacaacaacgccaaacaCGCTGCCACAGGAAAAACTCCCTTTGAATTAGTCTACGGAAGGAACCCTGTAATGAACCCCTCCAACATCCCAGCAAATGTCCCGGAAGCCAACCATGTAGCAGACACCCTGgcacaagaatggaaggaggcagAGTCCGCCCTTaggatgacaaaggaaagaatggcAGGAACCAGAGGCACCATCCCCAAATACTCCATTGGGGAAAAAGTATGGCTAGACGCAAAGAATGTGAACATTTGGTCAAATTCAAACAAACTGGACCCCAAGCGCCTAGGCCCTTTTGAAATCACCGAGAAAATCTCTAGCCACGCATATTGCCTAAAACTCCCTGCCactctgaaaatccatgatgtgttctACGTAGGATTACTATCCAAGAGCCACAAATCCTCaagccaaccattcccagaccaaccccctcctgagacaatagaaggggaagaagaatacgaggttgAACAGATCCTTGACTCAAAAAGACAACAAGGAAAGTGGTTTTATCtcatcaaatggaaaggatatggaccagaagacaattcatgggaaccggaagaactcctggaacatagtcaagaagagatcaaccGTTTCAACAAATCACAACtgagaaaggcttgtgtcataaacagaggaaaatag